Proteins encoded within one genomic window of Bacillota bacterium:
- a CDS encoding phosphoglucosamine mutase yields the protein MALFGTDGVRGVANKTLTPETALQLGKAGASFLSKRSGKNYLVVGMDTRISGAMLEGALIAGICSAGVNVLKVGIMPTPAVAYLTRALDAAGGVVISASHNPVEDNGIKFFGPSGYKLSDELESKIEALVVQGCDNLPSPTGEDVGRVEIVQDAADRYVEFLRQAVATDLSGMKVVVDCANGAAYEVAPRVLSELGAEVVSIFSSPDGININKGCGSTHPEALQKVVLEHGAHLGLAHDGDADRVIAVDQNGQLVDGDRIMVACARHLQAEGKLKEDMLVVTVMSNMGLRLAMQESGIKIVETKVGDRYVLEELVRTGACFGGEQSGHIIFLEHGTTGDGILTALYLLKVVKESGRSLAELAAQMERLPQLLENVRVEDKEKVMQSPVLAEAISKMEEKMQGQGRILVRPSGTESLVRVMAEGRDMDQLRSVVDELVQVAKRVGSE from the coding sequence ATGGCACTTTTCGGCACAGACGGAGTGCGCGGCGTAGCCAATAAAACCCTCACACCCGAAACAGCCCTCCAATTAGGAAAGGCCGGAGCGTCTTTTCTAAGCAAAAGAAGCGGCAAAAACTACCTGGTTGTGGGCATGGATACACGTATTTCCGGTGCAATGCTCGAGGGGGCGTTGATTGCAGGTATATGCTCTGCCGGTGTGAATGTTTTAAAAGTGGGTATTATGCCTACTCCTGCCGTTGCTTACCTGACCAGGGCTTTGGATGCTGCCGGTGGCGTGGTTATTTCTGCCTCGCATAACCCGGTAGAGGATAACGGGATCAAATTTTTTGGGCCCAGTGGCTATAAGTTATCTGATGAATTGGAAAGCAAAATAGAAGCATTAGTTGTGCAAGGCTGTGATAATCTTCCCTCTCCCACTGGTGAGGACGTGGGACGTGTGGAAATAGTGCAGGATGCCGCTGATAGGTATGTAGAATTCCTGCGACAGGCGGTCGCTACAGACTTGAGCGGCATGAAAGTAGTGGTGGACTGTGCCAACGGCGCGGCTTATGAGGTGGCCCCCCGTGTGCTCAGTGAACTGGGGGCTGAAGTGGTATCTATATTCAGCAGCCCTGACGGAATAAACATTAACAAAGGGTGCGGGTCAACTCATCCTGAGGCCCTGCAAAAAGTAGTTCTGGAGCACGGTGCTCATCTAGGGCTGGCACATGACGGGGATGCTGACCGCGTTATTGCCGTGGACCAAAACGGACAGTTGGTGGACGGGGACCGTATTATGGTTGCCTGCGCCCGGCATCTGCAAGCTGAGGGTAAGCTTAAGGAAGACATGCTGGTGGTAACTGTAATGAGTAATATGGGGCTTCGCCTGGCCATGCAAGAATCCGGCATCAAGATTGTAGAAACGAAAGTAGGAGACCGCTACGTGCTGGAAGAGCTCGTGCGTACCGGTGCCTGTTTTGGTGGAGAACAATCAGGTCATATTATATTCCTGGAGCACGGCACCACCGGTGACGGCATATTAACAGCCCTTTACCTCTTAAAGGTAGTTAAAGAGAGTGGCCGCTCCCTGGCGGAACTGGCTGCCCAGATGGAAAGACTGCCTCAGCTGCTGGAAAATGTTCGCGTCGAAGACAAAGAAAAGGTAATGCAAAGTCCCGTGCTCGCGGAAGCGATAAGCAAAATGGAAGAGAAAATGCAGGGACAGGGTCGAATACTGGTGCGCCCATCAGGTACAGAGTCTCTGGTGCGTGTGATGGCTGAAGGAAGAGACATGGATCAATTGCGCTCAGTGGTGGATGAACTGGTACAGGTGGCAAAAAGGGTAGGTTCTGAATAG
- a CDS encoding TIGR00159 family protein encodes MDFLKYLNLYNFSPLNIIISVFDIIIVAFVLYRLIMLIKGTRAVQLLKGLVVLLVATAVSDWLGLETVHWLLRQTMTALVVALPIVFQPELRRALEKIGGGRFLARPLTLMAEDDRTDVIDEVVKSVQELAQTRTGALIVLERNTGLEEYIDAGVQIDAILSAELLTNIFVEKTPLHDGAAIIRGDRLAAAGCVLPLSSSSRLARSLGTRHRAAVGITEQSDALAVIVSEETGLTSLAIEGILTRGLTEDMLRERLSLSLQPKTGNNFPSFLHRR; translated from the coding sequence TTGGACTTTTTAAAGTATTTAAATTTATATAATTTTTCTCCGTTAAATATTATCATCAGTGTATTTGACATTATTATTGTGGCCTTTGTATTGTACAGGCTGATTATGTTGATAAAAGGTACCAGGGCGGTACAGCTTTTAAAAGGGCTGGTGGTGCTGCTTGTAGCCACTGCGGTAAGCGACTGGCTGGGGCTGGAGACGGTGCATTGGTTATTGCGGCAAACTATGACAGCACTGGTGGTGGCTCTGCCCATAGTTTTCCAGCCCGAGCTGCGTAGGGCGCTGGAAAAAATAGGGGGAGGTAGATTCCTGGCCCGCCCCCTTACGCTGATGGCTGAAGACGATCGGACCGATGTAATCGACGAAGTGGTAAAATCCGTGCAGGAATTGGCCCAAACCAGAACCGGGGCGCTTATTGTTTTGGAAAGGAACACCGGGTTAGAGGAATATATAGATGCCGGAGTGCAAATAGATGCTATACTGTCCGCCGAATTACTTACCAATATTTTTGTCGAAAAAACCCCACTCCATGACGGTGCGGCCATCATACGCGGAGATCGCCTAGCTGCGGCAGGCTGTGTTTTGCCGCTTTCCAGCAGTTCGCGGTTGGCCCGCAGCCTGGGAACCAGGCACCGGGCGGCGGTGGGAATTACGGAGCAGTCAGATGCCCTGGCGGTGATTGTGTCGGAAGAAACTGGATTAACATCCCTGGCCATAGAGGGGATTTTAACCAGGGGGCTTACTGAAGATATGCTGCGAGAAAGACTTTCTCTGTCGCTACAGCCCAAGACCGGCAATAATTTTCCTTCTTTCCTGCACCGGAGGTGA